The Deinococcus ruber genome includes a window with the following:
- a CDS encoding Rieske 2Fe-2S domain-containing protein, which yields MTKYTRQDPEISRRKFINVAMGTTAGVGTLSLLSIVGGVKPANVLTPEKELPRKGDVLVYADPAKNGAPVALADIQVGQVVYAFPKGRSLNGSDVVKNGVPRNQLIVAKFPADQLKAPTDVKATDQGIVVYSRQCMHLGCAVEIKPYPSKNLQEAAVCPCHGGVYDLAEGAKVVDGPPPAPLPQLPIKVQGSQVVVDGFFLSLPKDLTESEFEAQKKELEKA from the coding sequence GTGACCAAATACACCAGACAAGACCCGGAAATCAGCCGCCGCAAGTTCATCAATGTGGCGATGGGAACCACGGCAGGCGTCGGAACGCTGAGCCTGCTGAGCATCGTGGGCGGCGTGAAGCCCGCCAACGTCCTGACCCCGGAAAAGGAACTGCCCCGCAAGGGTGACGTGCTGGTCTACGCCGATCCCGCCAAAAACGGCGCTCCGGTGGCACTGGCCGACATTCAGGTAGGACAGGTCGTGTACGCCTTTCCCAAGGGCAGGAGCCTGAACGGCAGCGACGTCGTAAAAAACGGCGTGCCCCGGAACCAGCTCATCGTGGCGAAGTTTCCCGCCGATCAGCTCAAGGCCCCCACCGATGTCAAGGCCACCGATCAGGGCATCGTGGTGTATTCGCGCCAGTGCATGCACCTGGGCTGCGCCGTCGAGATCAAGCCGTATCCCTCCAAGAACCTTCAGGAAGCTGCCGTGTGCCCGTGCCACGGTGGTGTGTACGATCTGGCTGAAGGAGCCAAAGTCGTCGACGGCCCGCCGCCCGCCCCGCTGCCCCAGCTCCCGATCAAGGTGCAGGGATCTCAGGTCGTCGTGGACGGTTTCTTCCTGTCGTTGCCCAAGGATCTGACCGAGTCCGAATTCGAGGCCCAGAAAAAGGAGCTTGAAAAGGCATGA
- a CDS encoding response regulator transcription factor, which translates to MIRVLLADDHALFRQGLRSLLESEGMRVIGEAANGREAIRYAADTHPDVILMDIQMPDLDGVKATQSILEIDPQARVIMITMYRQDRYVFEAVKAGARGYILKDADAATLISAIVRVAGGEALLDPDMAQNVLDDFRDKREVLPSEKHADLNERETTILKLLAQGFSNQDIATRLDISEKTVRNRLSEIFNKLQLNNRTQAALYALREGIANLEGS; encoded by the coding sequence ATGATTCGCGTGCTGCTTGCCGACGACCACGCCCTGTTTCGTCAGGGGCTCCGCAGTCTGCTGGAATCGGAGGGAATGCGCGTGATCGGGGAAGCGGCCAATGGGCGCGAGGCGATCCGCTACGCTGCCGACACCCACCCCGACGTGATTCTGATGGATATCCAGATGCCCGATCTCGACGGCGTGAAGGCCACCCAGAGCATTCTGGAAATTGACCCACAGGCCCGCGTCATCATGATTACCATGTACCGCCAGGACCGCTACGTGTTCGAGGCCGTCAAGGCCGGAGCACGAGGCTACATCCTGAAAGACGCCGACGCCGCGACCCTCATCAGCGCCATCGTGCGCGTGGCGGGCGGCGAGGCGCTGCTGGACCCCGATATGGCCCAGAACGTGCTCGACGATTTCCGCGACAAGCGCGAGGTGCTGCCCAGCGAGAAGCACGCCGACCTGAACGAGCGCGAGACCACCATTCTCAAGCTGCTGGCACAGGGATTTTCCAATCAGGACATCGCCACCCGGCTCGATATTTCCGAAAAGACCGTTCGCAACCGACTGTCGGAAATCTTCAACAAGCTTCAGCTGAATAACCGGACTCAGGCCGCGCTGTACGCCCTGCGCGAGGGGATCGCCAATCTTGAAGGGTCGTAA
- a CDS encoding (4Fe-4S)-binding protein — MTQPLPELMRGKQYTAPGIVVSYDTPRCIHAAECVRGLPEVFDTSKRPWIQPQNAAALQVAEVVRRCPSGALHYLLAGETAEQHPDAQEQPQTPTTITPYPDGPLGIRGDLRIQTPDGEQHEVRATLCRCGQSSHKPFCDGTHSKVGWKSGPVSSTPAGSEQG, encoded by the coding sequence ATGACACAGCCGCTGCCCGAGTTGATGCGCGGTAAGCAGTACACCGCGCCCGGCATCGTCGTCAGTTACGACACGCCCCGCTGCATTCACGCCGCCGAGTGTGTGCGTGGCCTGCCAGAGGTATTCGATACCTCGAAGCGGCCCTGGATTCAGCCGCAGAACGCCGCCGCACTTCAGGTGGCCGAAGTGGTGCGGCGTTGCCCCAGCGGAGCGCTGCATTATCTGCTGGCAGGTGAAACCGCCGAACAGCACCCAGACGCGCAGGAGCAGCCGCAGACCCCGACCACCATCACGCCGTATCCGGACGGGCCGCTGGGCATTCGCGGCGACCTCCGGATTCAGACGCCGGACGGCGAGCAGCACGAGGTACGGGCGACGCTGTGCCGCTGCGGCCAGAGCAGCCACAAACCCTTCTGCGACGGTACGCACAGCAAAGTGGGCTGGAAGAGCGGCCCTGTCAGCAGCACCCCTGCCGGGAGCGAACAGGGCTGA
- a CDS encoding low affinity iron permease family protein: MTHRAFRPFRPQLRLEARFQVLSRRIADFSGTAIAFTCALGCVLVWLLTGPLFHFADGWQLVINTGTTIITFLMVFLIQNAQNEDTRELHAKLDAVLQELRAERNMMHDPELLQLTPEQLLQEARAGD, encoded by the coding sequence ATGACCCACCGTGCGTTTCGCCCATTTCGTCCGCAACTGCGTCTGGAAGCCCGCTTTCAGGTGCTCTCGCGCCGCATCGCCGACTTTTCGGGAACGGCCATCGCCTTCACGTGTGCCCTCGGCTGCGTGCTGGTGTGGCTCCTGACCGGCCCACTGTTTCATTTTGCCGATGGCTGGCAGCTGGTCATCAACACCGGCACGACCATCATCACCTTTCTGATGGTATTTCTGATTCAGAACGCCCAGAACGAAGACACCCGTGAGCTGCACGCCAAGCTCGACGCGGTGCTTCAGGAGCTTCGGGCCGAGCGCAACATGATGCATGATCCCGAACTGCTGCAACTCACGCCCGAGCAACTGCTTCAGGAGGCCAGAGCCGGTGATTAG
- a CDS encoding DUF2330 domain-containing protein, which yields MPRTFKRRTSLLFGLSCCSSALAFCGFFVAKGDSHIFNRSNQVIIARDGNHSVFTMMNDYQGDVKDFARIVPIPVVPKREDIRIGDPSIIKKLDAYSAPRLVEYFDENPCAPTLMMEDAVPAPNSGIQPSATSARANALGVKIEASYQVGEYDISILSAAQQSGLATYLRGEGYKLPPGADAMLGGYIRGGMKFFVVRVNLERFDQSGGGFLNPIVLSYTSEKFMLPIRLGTLNSPGEQDLTVYLLSSYGRVETSNYRTTGVPTDQEVPLLVKDQFASFYRHVFRRAYERQGRSVALMEYAWNTYGCDPCSSEPPTQDELKAAGVFWKQQEGYGNPVPMPAAGDAPSDQPKPVYLTRLHVRYTAATFPEDLKFKLTDNQNTFQGRYILRHAYTGTDTCEATPSYKRMLGQRAETQAQTLANLTGWDVNHIRARMGQ from the coding sequence ATGCCACGCACCTTTAAGCGCCGTACCTCGCTGCTGTTCGGTCTTTCCTGTTGCTCGTCGGCGCTGGCCTTCTGCGGGTTTTTTGTCGCCAAGGGCGATTCGCACATCTTTAACCGCAGCAATCAGGTCATTATTGCCCGCGACGGCAATCACAGCGTCTTCACCATGATGAACGACTATCAGGGCGACGTGAAGGACTTTGCCCGCATCGTGCCGATTCCGGTGGTGCCAAAGCGCGAAGATATCCGCATCGGTGATCCGAGCATCATCAAGAAGCTGGACGCCTACAGTGCGCCCAGACTGGTGGAATACTTCGACGAGAACCCGTGTGCACCGACCCTGATGATGGAAGATGCGGTGCCTGCCCCCAACAGCGGCATTCAGCCGTCTGCCACATCGGCGCGGGCCAACGCGCTGGGCGTCAAGATCGAGGCTAGCTATCAGGTGGGCGAATACGACATCAGTATTCTGAGCGCGGCGCAGCAGAGCGGGCTGGCAACGTATCTGCGCGGCGAGGGCTACAAGCTGCCGCCGGGCGCAGACGCCATGCTGGGCGGGTACATCCGGGGCGGCATGAAGTTCTTCGTGGTGCGCGTGAATCTGGAACGCTTCGACCAGAGCGGGGGCGGCTTCCTGAATCCCATCGTGCTGTCGTACACCTCCGAGAAATTCATGCTGCCGATCCGCCTGGGCACCCTGAACTCGCCCGGCGAGCAGGATCTGACGGTCTATCTGCTCTCGTCTTACGGCAGGGTCGAAACCAGTAATTACCGCACCACGGGCGTGCCCACCGATCAGGAAGTGCCGCTGCTGGTGAAGGATCAGTTCGCCAGCTTCTACCGCCACGTGTTCCGCCGCGCCTACGAGCGCCAGGGCAGAAGCGTGGCACTCATGGAATACGCCTGGAATACCTACGGCTGCGACCCGTGTTCCAGCGAGCCGCCCACCCAGGACGAACTGAAGGCGGCGGGCGTGTTCTGGAAGCAGCAGGAAGGCTACGGCAATCCGGTGCCGATGCCTGCGGCGGGCGACGCCCCCAGCGACCAGCCCAAACCGGTATATCTGACGCGGCTGCACGTCCGGTACACTGCCGCCACCTTCCCCGAAGACCTGAAGTTCAAGCTCACCGACAACCAGAACACCTTCCAGGGCCGCTACATTCTGCGGCACGCCTACACCGGCACCGACACCTGTGAGGCCACGCCGAGCTACAAACGCATGCTGGGGCAGCGGGCCGAAACGCAGGCGCAGACGCTGGCAAACCTGACCGGCTGGGATGTGAACCACATCCGGGCACGTATGGGCCAGTAA
- a CDS encoding c-type cytochrome gives MPTVAIVVAAMMFILLLFMFNKDTAPTPVVVDPKLSASIASEWPTVGNKVFHGQQNAAVNCSGCHGANGEGGVGPKLAGNADILSNPAIIVTTVQKGKGSMPAFGGVLKDNEIYAVANYVANSFGNKAKELVTPALLADNVGKVGPEVLRERSRFVPEEIILPEIFLVTFVVLLLTYGLIGLYSNWAEGAELHPGIHKVRASTMSMTAMVLALAGVLLFSVLFVRQILTSIAGMNANTPVPPQVTSEGFYAAMIVLLLALVLGLYKKYFMDGEVVVEDASGEFPW, from the coding sequence ATGCCGACGGTTGCCATTGTGGTGGCGGCCATGATGTTCATTCTCTTGCTGTTCATGTTCAACAAAGACACCGCGCCGACTCCAGTGGTGGTCGATCCGAAACTGAGCGCCAGCATCGCCAGCGAGTGGCCCACCGTCGGCAACAAGGTCTTTCACGGGCAGCAGAACGCTGCTGTCAACTGCTCGGGCTGTCATGGTGCCAACGGCGAGGGCGGCGTGGGGCCGAAACTGGCGGGCAACGCCGACATCCTCAGCAATCCGGCCATCATCGTGACCACCGTGCAGAAGGGCAAAGGCAGCATGCCCGCCTTCGGTGGCGTGCTGAAAGACAACGAGATCTATGCGGTCGCCAACTACGTCGCCAACAGCTTTGGCAACAAGGCCAAGGAACTGGTGACGCCCGCCCTGCTGGCCGACAACGTGGGCAAGGTCGGGCCGGAAGTGCTGCGCGAGCGCTCGCGCTTCGTGCCCGAAGAGATCATCCTGCCGGAAATCTTCCTGGTCACGTTCGTGGTGCTGCTGCTGACCTACGGCCTGATCGGGCTGTACAGCAACTGGGCCGAGGGCGCGGAACTGCACCCCGGCATCCACAAGGTGCGTGCCTCGACCATGAGCATGACGGCGATGGTGCTGGCCCTTGCAGGCGTGCTGCTGTTCAGCGTGCTGTTCGTGCGTCAGATTCTGACCAGTATCGCGGGCATGAATGCCAATACTCCGGTGCCGCCTCAGGTCACCAGCGAGGGCTTTTACGCCGCCATGATCGTGCTGCTGCTGGCACTGGTGCTGGGCCTGTACAAGAAGTACTTCATGGACGGCGAAGTCGTCGTCGAGGACGCCAGCGGAGAATTCCCGTGGTGA
- a CDS encoding serine hydrolase, protein MTEELNTQLRARGYPGRAALVILDARSGELLHAENADEPMPAASTIKVPILVRALERCQHGELHLGERLTMRAEDRVTGAGVLQELEPGLTPTLQDLLTLMIVVSDNTATNMVIEHVGLSDLKHWLAAQMPSSRLVGKLQLPEHLRNAAQQRGERNATTAHEQAHLLARLYRGELLDAAHTQLALSILERQQYRDILARHAPRGDSGELLYPVLSKSGELSGVHHDVGLLLFPRPLSVALLSSGGSDPREHPGNHDVQLLAETLWPLLYRAGFGP, encoded by the coding sequence ATGACTGAAGAACTGAATACCCAGCTCAGGGCACGCGGCTACCCCGGACGCGCCGCCCTGGTCATACTGGACGCACGCAGCGGCGAACTGCTGCACGCCGAGAACGCCGACGAACCGATGCCCGCCGCCAGCACCATCAAGGTGCCGATTCTGGTGCGGGCGCTGGAACGCTGTCAGCACGGAGAACTGCATCTGGGCGAGCGGCTGACGATGCGAGCAGAAGACCGGGTGACGGGGGCGGGCGTGTTGCAGGAACTGGAGCCGGGCCTGACACCCACCCTGCAAGACCTGCTGACCCTGATGATCGTGGTGAGCGACAACACCGCCACCAACATGGTGATCGAGCATGTCGGGCTGTCAGACCTTAAGCACTGGCTGGCTGCCCAGATGCCCTCTTCGCGGCTGGTGGGAAAACTGCAACTGCCCGAGCACCTGCGAAACGCAGCCCAGCAGCGCGGCGAACGCAACGCCACCACTGCCCACGAACAGGCACACCTGCTGGCGCGGCTGTACCGGGGCGAACTGCTGGACGCCGCGCACACCCAGCTGGCCCTGAGCATTCTGGAACGCCAGCAGTACCGCGACATCCTGGCGAGGCATGCCCCCAGGGGCGACAGCGGCGAACTGCTGTACCCGGTCCTTTCCAAGAGCGGCGAACTGAGCGGCGTTCATCATGATGTGGGCCTGCTGCTGTTTCCCCGGCCCCTGAGCGTGGCCCTGCTGAGCAGCGGCGGCAGCGACCCCCGCGAACACCCCGGAAACCATGACGTGCAGTTGCTGGCAGAAACACTGTGGCCGCTCCTGTACCGCGCAGGCTTCGGCCCCTGA
- a CDS encoding YebC/PmpR family DNA-binding transcriptional regulator → MAGHSKWAQIKRKKGANDKRRSGVISKHIRALTAAVRSGGSGDPAGNLALKNAIAAAKTDNVGTENIENAIKRAVSNAESGADYKTVTYEGYGPGGTAILIETLTDNVNRTVGDIRSVFNKRGGSLGNSGSVAWQFESKGVILLTEATEAAQEAAIELGAEDLQETEDGLEISTAPTELYAVSEGLTSRGYSVQSASLEMLPSNTVAVSGSDADKLMTLIEVLEDLDDVQNVYSNAELPEEIGA, encoded by the coding sequence ATGGCCGGACACAGTAAATGGGCGCAGATCAAGCGCAAGAAGGGTGCCAACGACAAGCGGCGCAGCGGCGTTATCAGCAAGCATATTCGGGCGCTCACAGCAGCGGTACGCAGCGGGGGCAGCGGCGACCCGGCAGGCAATCTGGCGCTGAAAAACGCGATTGCCGCCGCCAAGACCGACAATGTGGGCACCGAGAACATCGAAAACGCCATCAAGCGGGCAGTCAGCAACGCCGAGAGCGGCGCAGACTACAAGACCGTGACCTACGAGGGCTATGGCCCCGGCGGCACCGCCATCCTGATCGAAACGCTGACCGACAACGTGAACCGCACGGTGGGCGATATTCGCAGCGTCTTCAACAAACGCGGCGGATCGCTGGGCAACAGCGGCTCGGTGGCGTGGCAGTTCGAGAGCAAAGGTGTGATTCTGCTGACCGAAGCCACCGAAGCGGCGCAGGAAGCGGCCATCGAACTGGGAGCCGAGGACCTTCAGGAAACCGAGGACGGGCTGGAAATCAGCACCGCGCCCACCGAGCTGTACGCCGTTTCGGAAGGCCTGACCTCACGCGGGTACAGCGTGCAGAGTGCCAGCCTGGAAATGCTGCCGAGCAACACCGTGGCAGTCAGCGGCAGCGACGCCGACAAGCTGATGACGCTGATCGAGGTCCTGGAAGACCTGGACGACGTGCAGAACGTGTACTCCAACGCCGAGTTGCCCGAAGAAATCGGAGCGTAG
- a CDS encoding cytochrome b, protein MNQWLDERLNISRLNDKFLRKAFPVHHTFFLGEITMFALIILILTGVFLALSYEPSTRLVPSFLDKNTMVPAAYSSILRINWMPFGDMLRRIHHWSANIMVAAAIVHMMRIYFTGSFKKPRELNWWIGMLLLVFTILTAVTGYSLPYDNFAKTTLGVVVSIVQSIPWIGDYVAQLAFGGKFALDNTQMIPRVYGYHIMLLPAILLSLTGAHLLIMIKQKHTQPQYAKRIAYKKIVGVPLSTQQTPIAVMLALLFAGLIILFAAFIPVHPVEVFGPASDNPVQNIKPDWYLLWIFGVLELIPANFKFTLFGGEFGPEFIGGIVIATLVLVVMLAVPIFDQSKENLYYAENPTDHPKRLAAGIAFFALLIVWSVAGYKNDFQWPVAPFYVLTIVGPLVSYFATLAIVRGIKSFKAAEERERDQHQAAAADD, encoded by the coding sequence ATGAACCAGTGGCTTGATGAGCGTCTGAACATCTCGCGGTTGAACGACAAGTTCCTGCGAAAGGCTTTCCCTGTTCACCACACCTTCTTTCTGGGCGAGATCACCATGTTCGCCCTCATCATCCTGATTCTGACCGGCGTGTTCCTGGCCCTGAGCTACGAACCCAGCACCCGGCTGGTCCCCAGTTTCCTCGACAAAAACACCATGGTTCCGGCAGCGTACAGCAGCATCCTGCGTATCAACTGGATGCCGTTCGGCGACATGCTGCGCCGCATTCACCACTGGTCGGCCAACATCATGGTGGCTGCCGCCATCGTCCACATGATGCGCATCTACTTCACGGGCAGCTTCAAGAAGCCCCGCGAACTGAATTGGTGGATCGGCATGCTGCTGCTGGTCTTCACCATCCTGACCGCCGTGACCGGCTACAGCCTGCCCTACGACAACTTCGCCAAGACCACCCTGGGCGTGGTCGTCAGCATCGTCCAGAGCATTCCCTGGATCGGTGACTACGTGGCGCAGCTCGCCTTCGGCGGCAAGTTCGCGCTCGACAACACCCAGATGATTCCCCGCGTGTACGGCTATCACATCATGCTGCTGCCCGCGATCCTGCTGTCGCTGACCGGCGCACACCTGCTGATCATGATCAAGCAGAAGCACACCCAGCCGCAGTACGCCAAGCGCATCGCCTACAAGAAGATCGTGGGCGTGCCGCTGAGCACCCAGCAGACCCCGATTGCGGTGATGCTGGCGCTGCTGTTCGCGGGCCTGATCATCCTGTTCGCGGCGTTTATTCCGGTGCATCCGGTCGAGGTCTTCGGCCCGGCTTCCGACAACCCGGTGCAGAACATCAAGCCCGACTGGTACCTGCTGTGGATTTTCGGTGTGCTGGAACTGATTCCCGCCAACTTCAAGTTCACGCTGTTCGGCGGCGAGTTCGGGCCTGAATTCATCGGCGGCATCGTGATTGCCACGCTGGTGCTGGTGGTTATGCTGGCCGTGCCGATCTTCGACCAGAGCAAAGAGAACCTGTATTACGCCGAGAACCCCACCGACCACCCCAAGCGGCTGGCAGCGGGCATCGCCTTCTTCGCGCTGCTGATCGTGTGGAGCGTGGCGGGCTACAAGAACGACTTCCAGTGGCCGGTGGCTCCGTTCTACGTCCTGACCATCGTGGGGCCGCTGGTGTCGTACTTCGCCACCCTCGCCATCGTTCGCGGCATCAAGAGCTTCAAGGCCGCCGAGGAACGCGAGCGCGACCAGCATCAGGCTGCCGCTGCCGACGACTGA
- a CDS encoding PSP1 domain-containing protein encodes MHIQPVRFERSPQLHPMMTEEPYGIGTRVVVQGKRGPEVATVRGEAEPMPSTGRFGMILSVATTSDLSRWEELGREAEDLKWLLRARARARGLPVKIVAAEYTLDASLLTVSYSAEERIELSALIQDVRAHTRARINFAAVGPREQAMMIGALGACGRENCSSNHLQEFAPVSIRMARDQQLPLNPEKLSGPCGRLLCCLQFEHTQYLELLQDIPRKNAKVCVDSSGACGKVVKLHPLQGTVDIYTDAGLMTEIPASDLRPMKGEGKPEGGKDSRA; translated from the coding sequence GTGCATATCCAGCCTGTCCGTTTTGAACGCAGCCCCCAACTGCATCCGATGATGACCGAGGAACCCTACGGCATCGGAACGCGGGTGGTGGTGCAGGGTAAACGCGGGCCGGAAGTCGCCACCGTGCGCGGCGAGGCGGAACCGATGCCCAGCACGGGCCGCTTCGGGATGATCCTGAGCGTCGCCACCACCAGCGATCTGAGCCGCTGGGAGGAACTCGGGCGCGAGGCCGAAGACCTGAAATGGCTGCTGCGGGCACGCGCCAGAGCACGCGGGCTGCCGGTCAAGATCGTGGCCGCCGAGTACACGCTGGACGCCTCGCTCCTGACCGTGAGCTACAGCGCCGAGGAGCGCATCGAACTGAGTGCGCTGATTCAGGACGTGCGTGCCCACACCCGTGCGCGTATCAATTTCGCGGCGGTGGGGCCACGCGAACAGGCCATGATGATCGGGGCGCTGGGGGCCTGCGGGCGCGAGAACTGCTCCAGCAACCACCTCCAGGAGTTCGCTCCGGTCAGTATCCGCATGGCCCGCGACCAGCAGTTGCCGCTGAACCCGGAAAAGCTCAGCGGCCCATGTGGACGGCTGCTGTGCTGCCTGCAATTCGAGCACACCCAGTATCTGGAACTGCTTCAGGACATTCCGCGCAAGAATGCCAAGGTCTGCGTTGACAGCAGCGGCGCGTGCGGCAAGGTGGTCAAACTGCACCCGCTTCAGGGCACCGTCGATATCTACACCGACGCGGGCCTGATGACCGAGATTCCTGCCAGCGACCTGCGGCCCATGAAAGGCGAGGGCAAGCCGGAAGGCGGCAAGGACAGCCGCGCCTAA